The Campylobacter sp. RM10537 genome has a segment encoding these proteins:
- a CDS encoding TlpA family protein disulfide reductase, with amino-acid sequence MKKIFLLTLIICFFIACSNDKQGNKDENTSSNIEASLEQGEDLNFDIHLINGTSILVEKNNKKITFDTDKATLFVFFTTWCTPCLAEIPSLNNLQNKYKDEVNIIGVLLEDKGDEDIKAFKDKHKIIYEIANGENNYLLAKSLGGVNGIPTMFLYDKYSKLVNEYLGLIPQEMLEIDIQKAIF; translated from the coding sequence ATGAAAAAAATATTTTTATTAACTTTAATAATTTGTTTTTTTATAGCTTGTAGCAATGATAAACAAGGAAATAAAGATGAAAATACAAGTTCAAATATAGAGGCAAGTTTAGAACAAGGAGAAGATTTAAATTTTGATATTCATCTTATCAATGGGACTTCGATTTTAGTTGAAAAAAATAATAAAAAAATTACTTTTGATACTGATAAAGCGACTTTATTTGTTTTTTTTACCACTTGGTGCACTCCTTGTCTTGCAGAAATTCCTTCTTTAAATAATCTTCAAAATAAATATAAAGATGAAGTTAATATTATAGGTGTTTTATTAGAAGATAAAGGTGATGAAGATATTAAAGCCTTTAAAGATAAACATAAGATTATATATGAAATAGCTAATGGAGAAAATAATTATCTTTTAGCAAAATCATTAGGCGGTGTTAATGGAATTCCTACTATGTTTTTATATGATAAATATTCTAAATTAGTTAATGAGTATTTAGGTCTTATTCCTCAAGAGATGCTAGAAATTGATATTCAAAAGGCTATATTCTAA
- a CDS encoding 5-formyltetrahydrofolate cyclo-ligase yields MQKIHFRALQKTKLKKYPNLHFKQDFQIFKECFYIIKKLKAKKILIFIPLAYEPNLVKFRHLLSKKCILFVPFMQDKSLKIVKLRLPFIKKRFGILEPMNSFLETKIDLAIVPVIGIDKNLKRIGHGQGFYDRFFANLHYKPNIIFTQSIHALSEKKITQNHDIMGEFYINPYRKYYRKENKNDRVNNRICIRYNRHRNRIPNC; encoded by the coding sequence ATGCAAAAAATCCATTTTAGAGCTTTACAAAAAACTAAATTAAAAAAATATCCAAATTTACATTTTAAACAAGATTTTCAAATATTTAAAGAATGCTTTTATATTATTAAAAAATTAAAAGCAAAGAAAATTCTTATTTTTATTCCTTTAGCCTATGAACCTAATTTGGTTAAATTTCGTCATTTACTCAGTAAAAAATGTATACTTTTTGTTCCATTTATGCAAGATAAAAGTTTAAAAATTGTAAAATTAAGGCTACCTTTTATTAAAAAAAGGTTTGGAATATTAGAGCCTATGAATTCCTTTTTAGAGACTAAAATTGATCTAGCTATTGTCCCAGTTATTGGAATAGATAAGAATTTAAAAAGAATAGGACATGGGCAAGGTTTTTATGATAGATTTTTTGCAAATTTACATTATAAACCTAATATAATTTTTACTCAAAGTATTCATGCTTTGAGTGAGAAAAAAATCACTCAAAATCATGATATTATGGGTGAATTTTATATCAATCCTTATAGAAAATATTACAGGAAAGAAAACAAAAATGATAGAGTTAATAATCGCATTTGTATCCGCTATAATAGGCATCGCAATAGGATACCTAATTGTTAA
- the radA gene encoding DNA repair protein RadA, which produces MAKNKVLFECQACGNQQSKWLGKCPECGSWDSFVELKSEQIQVLREIAKTSSKSSEAVCIEDVELEYFSRSSTGDDELDLVLGGGLVEGSLILIGGSPGVGKSTLLLKIASNLAKRGKKVLYVSGEESKAQIKLRADRLEANTSDLFLLTELCLENILEELHKKDYEILIIDSIQTLYSNKISSAAGSITQVREITFELMRVSKAFNISTFIIGHITKEGAIAGPRVLEHMVDVVLYFEGDATKEIRLLRGFKNRFGGTSEVGIFEMTPKGLISAKNLANRFFTRGKAISGSALGVVMEGSRALVLEVQALVCESAYPKRSATGYEKNRLDMLLALLERKLEIPLGHYDVFVNISGGVKVNETAADLAVVAAIISSFKNRPLSKDSVFIGELSLNGEIREVFSLDIRLKEAKMQKFKNAIIPSKPIEDVGLKCFVAKELSQVLEWM; this is translated from the coding sequence ATGGCTAAAAATAAAGTGCTTTTTGAATGTCAAGCTTGCGGAAATCAACAAAGTAAATGGTTGGGAAAATGTCCAGAATGTGGATCTTGGGATAGTTTTGTAGAATTAAAATCAGAACAAATTCAAGTTTTAAGAGAAATTGCTAAAACAAGTTCAAAATCTAGTGAAGCTGTGTGTATTGAAGATGTAGAGCTTGAATATTTTTCAAGATCAAGCACAGGAGATGACGAGCTCGATTTGGTTTTGGGTGGAGGATTAGTTGAGGGTTCTTTAATTCTTATTGGTGGAAGTCCTGGTGTAGGTAAATCAACTCTTTTATTAAAAATTGCTTCAAATTTAGCCAAAAGAGGTAAAAAAGTTCTTTATGTTAGCGGAGAAGAAAGTAAGGCGCAAATTAAATTAAGAGCAGATAGACTTGAAGCAAATACATCTGATTTATTTTTATTAACTGAATTATGCCTTGAAAATATTTTAGAGGAATTACATAAAAAAGATTATGAAATTTTAATTATTGATTCCATACAAACTTTATATTCTAATAAAATTTCTTCCGCAGCCGGAAGTATTACTCAAGTACGCGAGATTACTTTCGAGCTTATGAGGGTAAGCAAAGCTTTTAATATAAGCACTTTTATTATAGGACATATTACCAAAGAAGGAGCTATAGCAGGTCCTAGGGTGTTAGAGCATATGGTAGATGTGGTTCTTTATTTTGAAGGAGATGCAACAAAAGAAATTAGACTTTTAAGAGGTTTTAAAAATCGTTTTGGTGGGACAAGCGAAGTAGGAATTTTTGAAATGACTCCTAAAGGTTTAATAAGTGCTAAAAATTTAGCTAATCGTTTTTTTACTCGAGGAAAGGCTATTTCAGGAAGTGCCTTAGGTGTAGTGATGGAGGGTTCTCGTGCTTTGGTTTTAGAGGTGCAAGCTTTGGTTTGCGAAAGCGCTTATCCAAAACGTAGTGCTACAGGTTATGAAAAAAACCGTCTTGATATGCTTTTAGCATTACTTGAAAGAAAACTTGAAATTCCATTAGGGCATTATGATGTATTTGTGAATATTAGCGGTGGAGTTAAAGTGAATGAAACTGCAGCTGATTTGGCTGTAGTAGCGGCTATAATTTCAAGTTTTAAAAACCGTCCTTTAAGTAAAGATAGTGTTTTTATTGGAGAGCTTAGTTTAAATGGTGAAATTAGAGAGGTTTTTAGTCTTGATATTCGTTTAAAAGAAGCCAAAATGCAAAAATTTAAAAATGCTATTATTCCTTCAAAACCTATTGAAGATGTGGGTTTAAAATGTTTTGTGGCTAAAGAACTTAGTCAAGTTTTAGAATGGATGTGA
- the ftsY gene encoding signal recognition particle-docking protein FtsY: MFDFIKKGLTKTLEGIIGVKGDNKKITKELLEEILLESDVSYEIVEEIIYYLPPSNDVKKEDLKRVMSSYFLYDKPEILDSKPFVELILGVNGAGKTTTIAKLAYLYKNRQKKIILGACDTFRAGAIEQLRLWSEKIGVDIVLTSQGHDPSAVAFDTISKAKAKNFDQVIIDTAGRLQNQKNLANELEKIVRISNKALEGAPHRKILVLDGTQGNAGILQAKAFNEIIKLDGVIITKLDGTAKGGSLLGIARELELPILYIGVGEKMEDLIEFNPDNFLDILLEGVFE; encoded by the coding sequence ATGTTTGATTTTATAAAGAAAGGACTTACAAAAACTCTTGAAGGGATTATTGGTGTTAAGGGTGATAATAAGAAGATAACTAAAGAATTACTTGAGGAAATTTTATTAGAATCTGATGTAAGCTATGAAATTGTTGAGGAAATTATTTATTACTTGCCGCCTAGTAATGACGTTAAAAAAGAAGATTTAAAACGTGTTATGAGTTCTTATTTTCTTTACGATAAGCCTGAAATTTTAGATTCTAAACCTTTTGTAGAATTGATTTTAGGGGTTAATGGAGCAGGAAAAACAACAACTATTGCTAAACTTGCCTATCTTTATAAAAATAGACAAAAAAAAATAATATTAGGCGCTTGTGATACTTTTAGAGCAGGTGCCATTGAACAATTGCGTCTTTGGTCTGAAAAAATTGGGGTAGATATTGTACTTACAAGTCAAGGACACGATCCTTCAGCAGTCGCATTTGATACAATTAGTAAAGCAAAGGCTAAAAATTTTGATCAGGTTATTATAGATACCGCTGGTCGTTTACAAAATCAAAAAAATTTAGCTAATGAACTTGAAAAGATTGTGAGAATTTCAAATAAAGCTTTAGAGGGAGCTCCACATAGAAAAATTTTAGTTCTTGATGGTACTCAAGGTAATGCAGGAATTTTACAAGCTAAGGCTTTTAATGAAATTATTAAACTTGATGGAGTGATTATTACTAAATTGGATGGTACAGCTAAGGGTGGATCACTTTTAGGTATAGCAAGAGAGCTTGAGCTTCCTATTTTATATATAGGAGTGGGTGAAAAAATGGAAGATTTGATTGAATTTAATCCAGATAATTTTTTAGATATTTTATTAGAGGGCGTTTTTGAGTAA